Proteins co-encoded in one Klebsiella michiganensis genomic window:
- the hmsH gene encoding biofilm formation protein HmsH (in Yersinia this protein is important for biofilm formation and hemin adsorption) codes for MGQRLSINKLFFYRGVKLSLFLVIPGVFSVQGVGATSAYDKQVLQARGGDYQPLLNALKQQEDAGALNPEQVADWLQVACWAGRDNEVVSVWQRYQGRVSIPARGVAATAQSLRNLQRWGDSLSLWQQALRLTPGNDDYRMGQIKTLADGRKGWQARDEALRLVEEQPTLAHLQTLSYVYLRQGKTWDQLQIDTQALALAPGNKTALQNLISSLTVNRVNSPALALANEAELPPHERRQLEVNAAAEMVRMADISPGEEKARFTVAQRALDRYDALFAKWHSDPQARQDVTRARIDRLGALYAHNYYRKVIQEYESLTRENVAVPPWALRWVIASYLAEKQVETGQALTPDLFSGVANENEQAMFYALLDSGQYAAAERYLQNLTQATPYRRYVPGFPAPVPNDRWLEAKTLSLQYLLSTNALPAAQSLSHRLASTAPGNQGLRIDYARVLQARGLPQAAELELKKAEVLEPTNLELERQQAYVAQELHEWRQMDLLTDDVMLRAPLDIGSQRLSRARDVHRMSELRINGQQGIHSDTPVSGAHDFTWDMAVYGPPVADSWRLFGGHRFNSGRFEEGKGFSRSVFGGIEWRPRNSWAELELANNNFNGGNKPGGRVSAWHSFSDSWRVGGELDRLARETPLRALRNGISANQASLWVRWHQNERREYQLATTTSRFSDHNYRQEYTFQGKERLWQTPRITLDLQPGVAYSTNSKADRVYYSPKWDLSVAPTFAVNHVMYQHYDTVWSQQISAGAGVYRQKNYGAGAMTSLGYGQRIQWNNVLDTGAMLNWEKRPWDGKRETHLAVAFDANLRF; via the coding sequence ATGGGACAACGGCTGAGTATCAATAAGTTATTCTTTTATCGTGGCGTGAAGCTATCGCTATTTTTAGTCATACCAGGGGTGTTTTCGGTACAAGGAGTGGGGGCAACATCGGCATATGATAAGCAGGTATTACAGGCTCGGGGCGGAGATTACCAACCGCTGCTCAATGCCCTGAAGCAGCAGGAAGATGCCGGGGCGCTCAACCCGGAACAGGTGGCTGACTGGCTCCAGGTGGCCTGCTGGGCGGGGCGTGATAACGAGGTAGTCAGCGTGTGGCAGCGTTATCAGGGGCGTGTTTCTATCCCGGCCCGGGGGGTTGCCGCCACGGCGCAATCTCTGCGCAATCTGCAACGCTGGGGAGATTCGCTTTCTCTCTGGCAGCAGGCTCTTCGGCTCACGCCCGGGAACGATGATTACCGCATGGGACAAATTAAAACGCTGGCCGACGGACGAAAAGGCTGGCAGGCCAGAGATGAAGCCCTGCGTTTGGTCGAGGAGCAACCGACGCTGGCGCATTTGCAGACGCTCTCTTATGTCTATTTGCGGCAGGGAAAGACCTGGGACCAGTTGCAGATTGACACGCAGGCCCTTGCTCTTGCGCCTGGGAATAAAACCGCGCTGCAAAACCTGATATCAAGCCTGACGGTGAACCGGGTGAATTCCCCGGCACTGGCGTTAGCTAATGAGGCGGAACTTCCGCCACATGAGCGCAGGCAGCTCGAAGTTAACGCGGCGGCCGAAATGGTGCGTATGGCCGATATTTCGCCTGGGGAAGAGAAAGCCCGCTTTACCGTGGCGCAGCGGGCGCTGGATCGCTACGACGCCTTGTTCGCCAAATGGCACAGTGACCCTCAGGCCCGGCAGGACGTCACGCGGGCGCGCATAGACCGGCTGGGCGCACTCTACGCCCACAATTACTACCGGAAGGTTATTCAGGAATATGAATCCCTGACTAGAGAAAATGTGGCCGTCCCGCCCTGGGCTTTGCGCTGGGTTATTGCTTCTTACCTGGCAGAAAAACAGGTCGAAACTGGGCAGGCGCTAACGCCGGATCTGTTCAGCGGGGTGGCGAATGAGAACGAGCAGGCGATGTTCTATGCCTTGCTGGACAGCGGGCAGTACGCCGCCGCCGAACGCTACCTGCAAAACCTTACCCAGGCAACGCCTTATCGTCGTTACGTGCCGGGCTTCCCGGCTCCCGTGCCGAACGATCGCTGGCTGGAAGCGAAAACGCTCTCCCTGCAATACCTCTTATCGACCAATGCGTTGCCGGCCGCCCAATCGCTGTCTCATCGGCTGGCCAGTACCGCCCCGGGTAACCAGGGATTGCGTATTGATTATGCCCGGGTGTTACAGGCCCGGGGGCTGCCGCAGGCGGCTGAGCTGGAGCTAAAAAAGGCGGAGGTGCTTGAGCCGACGAACCTTGAACTGGAGCGCCAGCAGGCTTACGTCGCACAGGAGCTGCACGAGTGGAGGCAAATGGATTTGTTAACCGACGATGTGATGCTGCGCGCCCCGCTGGATATCGGCTCTCAGCGGCTGAGCCGCGCGCGGGATGTTCACCGGATGTCCGAACTGCGCATTAACGGCCAGCAGGGCATCCATTCTGATACACCCGTCAGCGGGGCGCACGATTTTACCTGGGATATGGCAGTTTATGGCCCACCCGTTGCCGACAGCTGGCGGCTGTTTGGCGGCCACCGCTTTAACAGCGGGCGCTTTGAAGAAGGTAAGGGCTTCAGCCGCAGCGTGTTTGGCGGAATAGAGTGGCGGCCGCGCAATAGCTGGGCCGAGCTTGAACTGGCGAATAACAACTTCAACGGCGGCAATAAGCCGGGAGGGCGGGTCTCGGCCTGGCACAGCTTCAGCGACAGCTGGCGAGTGGGCGGAGAGCTTGATCGTCTGGCCCGGGAAACTCCGCTGCGGGCGCTGCGTAACGGCATCAGCGCCAATCAGGCCAGCCTGTGGGTGCGCTGGCACCAAAACGAACGTCGTGAATATCAACTGGCGACCACGACCAGCCGTTTCTCAGACCATAACTACCGCCAGGAGTACACCTTCCAGGGCAAAGAGCGGCTGTGGCAGACGCCGCGGATCACGCTCGACCTGCAGCCCGGCGTGGCTTACAGCACCAACAGCAAGGCCGACAGGGTGTATTACAGCCCGAAATGGGACTTATCCGTCGCGCCGACGTTCGCCGTTAATCATGTGATGTATCAGCACTATGACACCGTCTGGAGTCAGCAGATTAGCGCCGGGGCGGGCGTTTACCGGCAAAAAAATTATGGGGCAGGGGCGATGACGTCCCTGGGGTATGGCCAGCGTATCCAGTGGAACAACGTCCTCGACACCGGGGCCATGCTGAACTGGGAAAAGCGCCCCTGGGACGGCAAGCGGGAAACTCATCTTGCCGTCGCTTTTGATGCGAATTTACGATTTTAA
- a CDS encoding ABC transporter substrate-binding protein, which translates to MQSNTLILTEDRLGPRLFDGLLTAVAWAVFLYFVWKNLLLQLMLLPDQRGEIVAQSLNSVLLYLLIAAINGWLLILWYQYSLRRYSDRYHDEHSPFQLSDLARSFNLSTQLVSEMSQYNQLTVYHDQIGQIIDLKANTQESERESSEE; encoded by the coding sequence ATGCAGAGCAACACGCTGATATTGACCGAGGACCGACTGGGGCCGCGCCTGTTCGACGGCCTGCTAACCGCCGTTGCCTGGGCTGTCTTTTTGTACTTTGTGTGGAAAAATCTGCTGCTCCAGCTGATGCTATTGCCCGATCAGCGGGGGGAGATCGTCGCACAGTCGCTCAATTCCGTGCTGCTGTATTTGCTGATTGCGGCCATAAACGGCTGGCTGCTGATCCTGTGGTATCAATACAGCCTGCGCAGGTACAGTGACCGATACCACGACGAACATAGCCCGTTTCAGCTTAGCGACCTGGCCCGCAGCTTTAACCTGTCGACGCAGCTCGTTTCCGAGATGAGCCAGTACAACCAGCTCACGGTTTATCACGATCAGATTGGGCAGATAATCGATCTGAAGGCTAATACCCAAGAGTCTGAGCGGGAGAGTTCGGAGGAATAG
- a CDS encoding fimbrial assembly protein: MPFTHHRRLRFAPSLLALSVISLPPAAFADDYFDPRALELNKDEADIDTARFSKSGGQLPGNYLVDIFVNGNKIDSREVAFVERDGKLRPEFTPAQLGDMGVKVAAFPGLQQQPSDKPISNIGQYIPGVDSEFDFGIQRLDLNIPQAALTSEARGYVDPMLWDQGLPALMMNYSFSGANTSQRQHGGNDDSRYLNLRSGANLGAWRVRNYSTWNDGNGQRKWQNVNSYLQRDIHALKGQFTVGDSATPGDVFDSLQYRGVQLASDDNMYPDSLRGFAPVVRGIARSNAQVTVRQSGYIIYQTYVPAGAFAISDLYPTSASGDLEVTITEADGTERRFVQPFSAVPVMLREGRLKYSATAGEYRTLTPGAKTPGFMQSTLIYGLPYDYTVYGGSLFAGDYSSLAVGVGHGFGDFGSVSADMTQAKTTLWDGSHNSGQSFRFQYGKDVESTNTTFTLAGYRYSTSGFYDFREANELYTDENSSWRRSYNKRSRMQLNINQSLKAYGSVYLTAYQQDYWGYKGYERNFSAGYNFTHSDISYSLSYTLIRLPGDNLNDQQFAFSMQVPLSKWLPGSWAGYGINSSRKGSTRQEVSLSGTALEGNNLGYNLQQSYENRGGGNSGTLSADYRGTYGEVRGGYNYTPDTRQVTYGLEGGVVAHPFGITLSQPLGDSMALVRAPGAGHVGVMNQTGVKTDWRGYAVVPYVSSYRQNRIALDTETLSDQVDIDDTVLNVVPTKGALVLADFKTQSGSRVLMNLSYRGKAVPFGATATLVQPAGENENSSIVGPDGQLYISGMPDSGRIRVQWGSDGNQKCSAAFTLPEANSYSPVRELTALCQ; this comes from the coding sequence ATGCCTTTTACTCACCATCGTCGCCTTCGTTTTGCTCCGTCGTTGCTGGCCCTGAGCGTGATTTCTTTGCCGCCAGCCGCGTTCGCCGATGACTATTTTGACCCCCGGGCGCTGGAACTGAACAAAGATGAGGCCGACATCGATACCGCGCGTTTCTCAAAAAGCGGCGGTCAACTGCCGGGAAATTACCTGGTCGATATCTTTGTTAATGGCAATAAAATTGACTCCCGGGAGGTTGCCTTCGTTGAGCGCGACGGTAAGTTGCGGCCAGAGTTTACGCCGGCTCAGCTGGGTGACATGGGGGTAAAAGTTGCCGCATTTCCCGGTCTGCAGCAACAGCCGTCAGACAAACCAATCAGCAACATTGGCCAATATATTCCGGGTGTCGACAGCGAGTTTGATTTTGGCATTCAGCGACTGGATCTCAATATTCCGCAGGCCGCGTTGACCAGTGAAGCCCGTGGCTACGTGGATCCGATGCTTTGGGATCAGGGCCTACCCGCGCTGATGATGAATTACAGTTTTAGCGGGGCGAATACCAGCCAGAGACAGCACGGTGGCAACGACGATTCTCGCTATCTTAACCTGCGCAGCGGGGCCAATCTCGGCGCCTGGCGGGTGCGTAACTATTCGACATGGAACGACGGCAACGGCCAGCGTAAATGGCAGAACGTTAACAGCTATCTGCAGCGTGATATTCATGCCCTGAAAGGGCAGTTTACCGTCGGGGACAGCGCCACGCCGGGGGACGTGTTCGACAGCCTGCAGTACCGCGGCGTGCAGCTGGCATCGGACGATAATATGTACCCGGACAGCCTGAGGGGCTTTGCGCCCGTCGTGCGCGGTATCGCCCGCAGTAATGCCCAGGTCACCGTTCGCCAGAGCGGGTACATCATTTATCAGACCTATGTGCCTGCCGGGGCGTTTGCTATCAGCGATTTGTACCCCACCTCGGCCAGCGGCGATCTTGAGGTCACCATTACCGAGGCTGACGGCACCGAGCGGCGCTTTGTTCAGCCGTTTTCAGCCGTGCCGGTGATGTTACGTGAGGGGCGGCTAAAGTACTCCGCCACGGCGGGGGAATACCGCACGTTAACGCCGGGAGCAAAAACGCCCGGTTTTATGCAGAGCACGCTGATCTACGGCCTGCCGTATGATTACACCGTGTATGGCGGCAGCCTGTTTGCCGGGGACTACAGCTCGCTGGCCGTGGGCGTGGGGCATGGGTTCGGCGATTTTGGCTCCGTGTCGGCGGATATGACCCAGGCCAAAACCACCCTGTGGGATGGCAGCCATAACAGCGGGCAGTCGTTTCGCTTTCAGTACGGCAAAGACGTGGAAAGCACCAACACCACTTTTACCCTCGCGGGCTACCGCTACTCCACCAGTGGGTTCTATGACTTTCGCGAAGCAAACGAATTGTACACGGATGAAAACAGCAGCTGGCGACGCAGCTACAACAAACGTAGCCGTATGCAGCTCAACATTAACCAGTCGCTCAAAGCCTACGGCAGCGTGTATCTGACCGCGTATCAGCAGGATTATTGGGGCTATAAAGGCTATGAGCGTAACTTCAGCGCGGGCTATAACTTCACCCACAGCGATATTTCCTACTCCCTGAGCTACACCCTGATCCGGCTGCCGGGCGATAACCTCAACGACCAGCAGTTTGCTTTCTCGATGCAGGTGCCATTAAGCAAATGGCTGCCTGGCAGTTGGGCTGGCTATGGCATCAACTCGAGCCGGAAAGGCAGCACGCGGCAGGAAGTTTCGTTGAGCGGTACCGCGCTGGAGGGCAACAACCTGGGCTACAACCTCCAACAGAGCTATGAAAATCGGGGCGGGGGTAACAGCGGCACCCTCAGCGCAGACTATCGCGGCACCTACGGCGAGGTTCGCGGGGGCTACAACTATACCCCGGACACCCGCCAGGTCACCTACGGTCTTGAGGGAGGCGTTGTGGCGCATCCCTTCGGCATTACCCTTTCACAGCCGCTGGGCGACAGCATGGCGCTGGTGCGTGCCCCGGGCGCAGGCCACGTCGGCGTCATGAACCAGACCGGGGTGAAAACCGACTGGCGTGGCTATGCCGTGGTGCCATACGTCAGCAGCTATCGCCAGAACCGCATTGCGCTTGATACCGAAACGCTCTCCGACCAGGTGGATATCGACGACACCGTGCTGAACGTGGTGCCAACCAAAGGTGCGCTGGTGCTGGCAGATTTCAAAACCCAAAGCGGTAGCAGGGTACTGATGAACCTGAGCTACCGGGGCAAGGCCGTCCCGTTTGGGGCAACCGCCACCCTGGTTCAGCCTGCGGGTGAAAATGAAAACAGCAGCATCGTCGGCCCGGACGGCCAGCTGTACATCAGCGGCATGCCGGACAGCGGCAGAATACGGGTTCAGTGGGGCAGCGACGGTAATCAAAAATGCAGCGCCGCCTTTACATTGCCGGAAGCTAACAGCTATTCCCCGGTGCGTGAATTGACCGCCCTTTGTCAGTAA
- a CDS encoding N-glycosyltransferase (predicted polysaccharide polymerase involved in biofilm formation; required for the synthesis of the beta-1,6-N-acetylglucosamine polysaccharide; PgaC; in Yersinia the HmsR protein is an inner membrane protein) — protein MTDRLLSLLILGLVFGLPLGMAAVFTGKILLDFVFFWPLFMSVLWMTGGLYFWFRLERHWPWGEEVPPPQLEGNPLISILIPCFNEGKNARETIEAALAQRYTNIEVIAINDGSRDNTAEILNQLAQEYPTLRVIHLAANQGKAVALKAGAAAARGDLLVCIDGDALLEQDTAAYLALPLIRHPNVGAVTGNPRIRTRSNLIGRIQVGEFSSIIGLIKRTQRIYGRVFTVSGVIAAFRRQALADVGYWSPDMITEDIDISWKLQLHHWTLYFEPRALVWILMPETLKGLWKQRLRWAQGGAEVFLVNLRRLFRWEHRRMWPLFMEYVLSTVWAFAYAITILLFIASHLATLPANLVVETLFPPEFTGLLLGVMCLMQFLVSLFIERRYEKRIAGSLFWIVWFPIMYWMIGLFTTLVSFPKVMLKRRRARARWVSPDRGKGRI, from the coding sequence ATGACTGATCGTCTTCTTTCCTTGCTGATTCTGGGCCTGGTCTTTGGGCTGCCGCTCGGCATGGCGGCGGTATTTACCGGGAAAATCTTGCTGGACTTCGTGTTCTTCTGGCCGCTGTTTATGTCGGTGCTGTGGATGACCGGCGGACTCTATTTCTGGTTCCGGCTGGAGCGCCACTGGCCGTGGGGCGAAGAGGTACCGCCGCCGCAGCTGGAAGGCAATCCGCTGATTTCTATCCTTATCCCCTGTTTTAACGAAGGAAAAAACGCCCGGGAAACAATCGAAGCCGCGCTGGCCCAGCGCTATACCAACATCGAGGTTATCGCCATCAACGATGGCTCCCGCGATAACACCGCGGAGATCCTGAACCAGCTCGCGCAGGAATACCCGACGCTGCGGGTAATTCATCTGGCCGCTAATCAAGGCAAAGCTGTGGCGCTAAAAGCCGGGGCCGCCGCCGCGCGCGGAGATCTGCTGGTGTGCATCGACGGCGACGCTTTGCTGGAGCAGGATACCGCGGCTTACCTGGCGCTACCGCTCATTCGCCACCCGAACGTGGGTGCCGTTACCGGGAATCCGCGAATCCGCACCCGCTCGAATTTGATTGGCCGTATTCAGGTTGGAGAATTCTCTTCCATCATTGGGCTGATTAAACGCACCCAGCGAATTTATGGCCGGGTGTTTACCGTTTCCGGCGTGATTGCCGCCTTTCGCCGCCAGGCGCTGGCGGACGTGGGCTACTGGAGCCCGGACATGATCACCGAGGATATTGATATCAGCTGGAAACTGCAGCTGCATCACTGGACGCTCTATTTTGAGCCGCGCGCGCTGGTCTGGATCCTGATGCCGGAAACGCTCAAAGGATTGTGGAAGCAGCGACTGCGCTGGGCGCAGGGTGGGGCGGAAGTGTTCCTGGTTAATCTGCGTCGCCTGTTCCGCTGGGAGCACCGGCGGATGTGGCCGCTGTTCATGGAGTACGTGCTCTCGACGGTCTGGGCCTTCGCCTATGCGATAACCATCCTGCTGTTTATTGCCAGCCACCTGGCGACATTGCCGGCGAATCTGGTGGTCGAAACGCTGTTTCCGCCGGAGTTTACAGGGCTGCTGTTGGGGGTGATGTGCCTGATGCAGTTCCTGGTCAGCCTGTTTATCGAGCGGCGTTATGAAAAGCGGATTGCCGGGTCGCTGTTCTGGATTGTCTGGTTCCCGATTATGTACTGGATGATAGGCCTGTTTACCACCCTGGTGTCATTCCCGAAAGTGATGCTTAAACGCCGCCGCGCCCGCGCGCGCTGGGTAAGTCCTGACCGTGGAAAAGGAAGAATATGA
- a CDS encoding transcriptional regulator, with product MAKVIIVDDHPIARMAIRFLVEKEGHSVVAEGGDGVEAIALVEQYHPDILVIDIDIGSLSGIDVVKALRGNSFPGIIIVISGKNPEFYSPRSAQSGADGFISKKNNLPEIITAIQVAQNGYGYFPLKRFEAPQTQQTMDDQERMGTLSPQEFQVFQHIIKGLENIKIASKMKISNKTVSTYKSRLMEKLGCKSQLDIFEFARRNNLE from the coding sequence ATGGCAAAAGTCATTATTGTTGACGATCACCCCATTGCACGTATGGCTATTCGCTTTTTAGTTGAAAAAGAAGGTCACAGCGTGGTCGCGGAAGGCGGTGACGGCGTTGAGGCCATCGCGCTGGTAGAGCAATATCATCCGGATATTTTAGTTATTGATATTGATATTGGCTCCCTCAGCGGTATTGACGTGGTTAAAGCGCTGCGCGGCAACAGTTTCCCGGGGATAATCATCGTTATCTCCGGGAAAAACCCTGAATTTTATTCCCCCCGCAGCGCCCAAAGCGGTGCCGACGGATTTATCAGTAAAAAAAACAATCTGCCGGAAATCATCACCGCCATTCAGGTGGCACAGAATGGCTATGGCTATTTTCCGCTAAAGCGTTTTGAAGCGCCACAGACCCAGCAGACCATGGATGACCAGGAACGGATGGGCACGTTATCGCCGCAGGAATTCCAGGTGTTTCAGCACATTATTAAGGGGCTGGAAAACATTAAAATCGCCAGCAAAATGAAAATCAGCAACAAAACGGTCAGTACCTACAAAAGCCGGTTAATGGAAAAACTCGGGTGTAAGTCGCAGCTGGATATCTTTGAGTTTGCCCGTCGTAATAACCTGGAATAA
- the pgaB gene encoding outer membrane N-deacetylase (in Yersinia this protein is involved in biofilm formation and hemin adsorption; related protein PgaB in Escherichia coli is an outer membrane N-deacetylase involved in poly-beta-1,6-N-acetyl-D-glucosamine (PGA) export): protein MLTNSFRIGLIVFGWLLTLSGLCAQEIHFLPPKERPLPEASHPWPKNHFLVLAYHDVEDRDPDQRYLAVRTSALNEQISWLLQNGYRAVSVQAILDAHRGGAPLPPKAFLLTFDDGYSSFYTRVWPLLKAYNVPALWAPVGSWVDTPPDKKVDFGGLMTARDKFATWEMVRELSRSPLVEIGSHTWASHYGIQANPQGSREPAVANRAWNKTTGQYESDEHFTRRIDDDVRQISRKIEQVSGKAPRAWVWPYGAAGGTSLGIIKKQGYQLAFTLNDGLADVRDLDNIPRVLISGNPTLKAFASMVGRVREPDPVRVMHVDLDYVYDPNPVQQAKNIDALVQRVYDMKISHVFLQAFSDPLGDGNIKSLYFPNRWLPMRADLFNFVAWQLRTRGDAKVFAWLPVLSFDLNAALPRVQSWDAASGKAHRATSPYLRLSPWNRQVRYQIVDIYEDLARHAVFDGILFHDDALLTDFEDAGPDAMTAYRQAGFQGSIGDIHQNPAELRRWTRFKSQTLIEFTRTLTDAVRNIRGPQIKTARNIFALPILEPESEAWFAQNVDDFLAAYDWTVPMAMPLMESVPLEESNSWLERLIKAVAAKPSGMNKTIFELQARDWNHKAQKGIADKQLVEWMQLLQLNGVKHYGYYPDDFINNQPDISHIRPEISSYWYPNND from the coding sequence ATGCTGACCAACAGTTTTCGTATCGGCCTGATCGTTTTTGGCTGGTTACTGACCCTTTCAGGCCTGTGCGCGCAGGAGATCCATTTCCTGCCGCCAAAAGAGCGGCCTCTGCCTGAAGCCAGTCATCCCTGGCCAAAGAACCACTTTCTGGTGCTGGCCTACCACGATGTTGAAGACCGCGACCCCGATCAGCGCTATCTGGCGGTACGCACCAGTGCGCTTAACGAGCAAATCAGCTGGCTGCTGCAGAACGGCTACCGGGCGGTAAGCGTGCAGGCCATTCTGGACGCCCATCGCGGGGGGGCGCCACTGCCGCCGAAGGCTTTTTTGCTCACTTTTGATGATGGCTACAGCAGCTTTTACACCCGCGTGTGGCCTCTGCTCAAGGCATACAATGTGCCCGCGCTGTGGGCGCCGGTGGGCAGCTGGGTGGACACCCCGCCTGACAAAAAAGTGGATTTTGGCGGACTGATGACCGCCCGGGACAAGTTTGCCACCTGGGAGATGGTGCGTGAGCTTAGCCGCTCCCCACTGGTTGAGATAGGTTCGCACACCTGGGCTTCACACTATGGCATTCAGGCGAATCCTCAGGGCAGCCGCGAACCGGCGGTGGCCAACCGGGCGTGGAATAAAACCACCGGACAGTATGAAAGCGATGAACACTTTACCCGCCGTATTGACGACGATGTGCGTCAAATCAGCCGTAAAATTGAGCAGGTTAGCGGCAAAGCCCCCCGCGCCTGGGTCTGGCCCTATGGTGCGGCCGGGGGCACCTCCCTTGGTATCATCAAAAAACAGGGTTACCAGTTGGCGTTCACGCTGAATGATGGCCTCGCTGACGTGCGCGATCTGGACAATATCCCGCGGGTGCTGATTTCGGGCAACCCTACGCTCAAAGCCTTCGCCAGTATGGTGGGCCGGGTCCGGGAGCCCGATCCGGTGCGGGTTATGCATGTGGATCTCGACTACGTCTACGATCCGAACCCGGTGCAACAGGCGAAGAATATCGATGCCCTGGTACAGCGGGTGTATGACATGAAAATCAGCCATGTCTTTTTGCAGGCGTTCTCGGACCCGCTCGGCGACGGCAATATCAAGTCGCTCTATTTCCCCAACCGCTGGCTGCCGATGCGCGCCGACCTGTTTAACTTCGTCGCCTGGCAGCTGCGCACGAGAGGGGATGCCAAAGTGTTCGCCTGGCTGCCGGTGCTCTCTTTTGATCTGAATGCCGCGCTGCCCAGGGTGCAAAGCTGGGACGCCGCCAGCGGGAAGGCGCATCGGGCCACCAGCCCTTATCTGCGTCTTTCCCCGTGGAACCGGCAGGTTCGTTACCAGATAGTCGACATTTATGAAGATCTCGCCCGACATGCGGTGTTTGACGGCATTCTTTTCCACGACGATGCGCTGCTCACCGACTTTGAAGATGCCGGCCCGGACGCCATGACCGCCTATCGGCAGGCGGGGTTCCAGGGAAGCATTGGCGACATTCATCAAAACCCGGCTGAACTTCGGCGCTGGACGCGCTTTAAAAGCCAGACGCTGATTGAGTTCACCCGCACGCTGACTGACGCGGTGCGGAACATCCGTGGCCCGCAGATAAAAACCGCCCGAAATATCTTTGCGCTGCCGATTCTGGAGCCAGAGAGCGAGGCGTGGTTCGCCCAGAACGTTGACGATTTCCTGGCTGCCTACGACTGGACGGTGCCGATGGCGATGCCGCTGATGGAGTCCGTGCCGCTGGAAGAGAGCAATAGCTGGCTGGAACGGCTGATTAAAGCCGTAGCGGCCAAGCCTTCGGGAATGAATAAAACCATTTTTGAGCTTCAGGCGCGCGACTGGAATCACAAAGCGCAGAAAGGCATCGCCGACAAACAGCTGGTGGAGTGGATGCAGCTGCTGCAGCTGAACGGCGTGAAGCATTACGGCTACTACCCGGACGACTTCATCAATAACCAGCCTGATATTTCACATATCAGACCTGAAATTTCCTCTTACTGGTACCCAAACAATGACTGA
- a CDS encoding fimbrial assembly protein has translation MAAIALMAITLPATAGVIIGGTRVVYDGARKEASISVKNPEKVAPYLMQSWVENNSESDSSKPPFIVTPPLFRLDAGKENVLRIVRTGGNLPTDRESIFWLNIKSIPASNKTDENQLLISVKARLKLIYRPEGLKGDANEAWKTLNFSRQGDKLRVNNPTPYYVSFQTIKVGAQEVDIKDSATLAPMGTLSWTLPAGATGKISWKAINDYGGITEEASTPQ, from the coding sequence ATGGCCGCTATCGCGCTGATGGCCATCACATTGCCCGCCACCGCTGGCGTTATCATCGGCGGGACACGCGTAGTGTATGACGGTGCGCGCAAAGAAGCCTCCATCTCGGTAAAAAATCCGGAAAAAGTCGCGCCTTACCTGATGCAAAGCTGGGTTGAAAACAACAGTGAGTCAGACAGCAGCAAGCCACCGTTTATCGTCACGCCGCCGCTGTTCCGTCTTGATGCAGGCAAAGAGAACGTGCTGCGTATCGTGCGCACCGGCGGGAACCTGCCCACCGACCGCGAATCTATTTTTTGGCTGAACATTAAATCTATCCCGGCCAGCAACAAAACCGATGAAAATCAGCTGCTGATTTCGGTCAAAGCGCGCCTGAAGCTGATTTACCGCCCGGAAGGGTTGAAAGGCGATGCGAATGAAGCGTGGAAAACCCTGAACTTCTCGCGCCAGGGCGACAAACTGCGGGTGAACAACCCGACGCCTTATTACGTCTCTTTTCAGACGATTAAAGTGGGCGCTCAGGAAGTGGATATCAAAGATTCTGCGACGCTGGCCCCAATGGGCACCCTGAGCTGGACGCTACCGGCAGGCGCTACCGGCAAAATTAGCTGGAAAGCCATTAACGATTACGGTGGCATCACCGAAGAAGCCAGCACGCCACAATAA